In Nocardia yunnanensis, one DNA window encodes the following:
- a CDS encoding serine/threonine-protein kinase — MRLINGRYELRGLVGKGGMAEVWDGWDRQLRRRVAVKVLDAGSLAVREQDEQVAWQRFEREARIAAQMNCANIVMLHDSGVFVENGLRSPFLVMEFVQGENLRQYMRAPENHALPRLARVLTDALSGLVYAHSKQVVHRDIKPENIMICGDGTAKLADFGIAIEMRENMQRLTRAHQVVGTKNYSAPEYLEQGRFTHLSDVYSFAVVCTEVLEAVYAPAKLPPQLRSVLDQALSPDPALRFASAAEFQHYFRDAVHAQTRLRTENRDAAEVTTRKIHGPKPEPATVPVRSPTSLLTSGAPVRPPQHAGVELPATGLWGIFVGPALEYRQRVLEGLTRNDPRYIGGVLLGAVAGGIVLGWLVFVLLAWLIVSIAHQL, encoded by the coding sequence GTGAGGCTGATCAATGGGCGGTATGAGCTGAGGGGGCTCGTCGGCAAAGGGGGGATGGCCGAGGTCTGGGATGGCTGGGATCGGCAGTTGCGCAGGCGGGTTGCGGTCAAGGTGCTCGACGCGGGGAGTCTCGCGGTGCGGGAGCAGGACGAGCAGGTGGCGTGGCAGCGGTTCGAGCGGGAGGCGCGGATCGCGGCGCAGATGAATTGCGCGAATATCGTGATGCTGCATGATTCGGGGGTTTTCGTCGAGAATGGGCTGCGGTCACCGTTTTTGGTGATGGAGTTCGTGCAGGGTGAGAATCTGCGGCAGTACATGCGCGCGCCGGAGAATCATGCGCTGCCGAGGCTCGCGCGGGTGCTCACCGATGCGCTCAGCGGCCTGGTGTACGCGCACTCCAAGCAGGTGGTGCACCGCGACATCAAACCCGAGAACATCATGATCTGCGGTGACGGCACCGCCAAGCTGGCCGATTTCGGGATCGCCATCGAGATGCGCGAGAACATGCAGCGGCTGACCCGGGCGCATCAGGTGGTCGGCACCAAGAACTATTCCGCCCCCGAATATCTCGAACAGGGCCGGTTCACACATCTCAGCGACGTGTACTCGTTCGCTGTGGTGTGCACGGAGGTGCTGGAGGCGGTGTACGCGCCGGCGAAGCTGCCGCCGCAGCTGCGTTCGGTCCTGGATCAGGCGCTGTCACCGGATCCCGCGTTGCGCTTCGCGTCGGCGGCGGAGTTCCAGCACTATTTCCGGGACGCGGTGCACGCGCAGACCCGGCTCCGCACCGAGAACCGTGACGCCGCGGAGGTCACCACTCGAAAGATCCACGGCCCCAAGCCGGAACCGGCGACCGTACCGGTCCGCTCCCCCACCAGCCTGCTCACATCCGGCGCACCGGTGCGCCCGCCCCAGCACGCGGGTGTCGAGTTGCCCGCGACCGGACTGTGGGGCATCTTCGTCGGCCCGGCGCTGGAGTACCGGCAGCGCGTCCTCGAGGGCCTCACCCGCAACGATCCCCGCTACATCGGCGGTGTCCTGCTGGGCGCGGTCGCCGGCGGAATCGTGCTGGGCTGGCTGGTTTTCGTCCTGCTCGCCTGGCTGATCGTGTCGATCGCCCACCAGCTGTGA
- a CDS encoding polysaccharide deacetylase family protein, whose product MKASPVPPLFTTMLRTLAAALLCASAACGATTATAPPSSTSAAAPAPRPPDPAAVAANELGQIPILMYHRIEAEPSGEYDQTPTKFTAELDRLYTEGYRPITLAQYLTGRIDLPAGTHPVVLTFDDSTRTQLTLTDAGDPAPDCAVGLLEQFHTRHPDFAATATFYINNDPFGDDARALPWLAHHGYDIGAHTATHPNLGHLDATGVQREFVQNLRAIGAALPGTTVHSMALPLGVYPSDRALATAGAWDGTPYTFEAVLLVGANPAPSPVAADLDPAALPRIRSGRGAVPFDSTYWLDWLAAHPAARYTSDGDPDHVSFPRGGTEQVAARWSSAAQPY is encoded by the coding sequence ATGAAGGCGTCCCCGGTGCCCCCGCTGTTCACCACGATGCTGCGCACGCTAGCCGCGGCATTGCTGTGCGCGAGCGCCGCGTGCGGGGCCACGACCGCCACCGCGCCGCCATCGTCCACCAGCGCCGCCGCTCCGGCGCCGCGCCCGCCGGACCCGGCCGCGGTCGCCGCCAACGAGCTCGGGCAGATCCCGATCCTCATGTATCACCGCATCGAAGCCGAACCCAGCGGCGAATACGACCAGACGCCAACGAAATTCACCGCCGAACTGGACCGGCTGTACACCGAGGGCTACCGCCCGATCACCCTCGCCCAGTATCTGACGGGCCGCATCGACCTGCCGGCGGGCACGCATCCGGTGGTCCTCACCTTCGACGACTCCACCCGCACCCAGCTCACCCTCACCGACGCCGGCGACCCCGCCCCCGACTGCGCGGTCGGGCTGCTCGAGCAATTCCACACGCGCCACCCGGATTTCGCCGCCACCGCCACGTTCTACATCAACAACGATCCCTTCGGCGACGACGCCCGCGCGCTGCCGTGGCTGGCCCACCACGGCTACGACATCGGGGCGCACACGGCCACCCACCCCAATCTGGGCCATCTAGACGCGACCGGCGTGCAACGCGAATTCGTGCAGAACCTGCGCGCCATCGGCGCCGCACTGCCGGGTACCACGGTGCACTCGATGGCGCTGCCGCTGGGCGTCTACCCGTCCGACCGCGCCCTGGCCACCGCCGGCGCCTGGGACGGCACCCCCTACACCTTCGAGGCCGTGCTGCTGGTCGGCGCGAACCCCGCGCCCTCCCCCGTCGCCGCCGACCTGGATCCGGCCGCGCTGCCGCGCATCCGATCCGGTCGCGGTGCAGTGCCTTTCGACTCCACCTACTGGCTGGACTGGCTGGCCGCCCATCCGGCCGCCCGCTACACCTCCGACGGCGACCCGGACCACGTGTCCTTCCCGCGCGGCGGAACCGAACAGGTCGCCGCGCGCTGGTCGAGCGCCGCGCAGCCGTACTGA
- the narI gene encoding respiratory nitrate reductase subunit gamma, giving the protein MKLTAVDYLLWVAIPYATLAACIVGHVWRYRYDKFGWTTRSSQIYENRLLRLGSPLFHFGILFVFVGHVIGLLIPESWTEKIGISESMYHAGSYSLGALAGIATVVGLIILIYRRRTVGAVFSATTRNDKFMYVLLGLTLALGLGATLYGNLTGNAHNYREDIAPWFRSIFYFQPKPELMVHTPFLFKCHVLAACALFAFWPFSRLVHVFSAPVGYLTRPYVVYRSRDAKTLGEHSPRRGWERVGQ; this is encoded by the coding sequence GTGAAGCTCACCGCCGTGGATTACCTGCTCTGGGTGGCGATTCCGTACGCCACGCTCGCCGCCTGCATCGTCGGGCACGTCTGGCGCTACCGCTACGACAAGTTCGGCTGGACCACCCGCTCCTCACAGATCTACGAGAACCGGCTGCTGCGACTGGGATCGCCGCTGTTCCACTTCGGCATCCTGTTCGTGTTCGTCGGGCACGTGATCGGGCTGCTGATCCCGGAGTCGTGGACCGAGAAGATCGGGATCAGCGAAAGCATGTATCACGCGGGGTCTTACAGCCTCGGCGCGCTCGCGGGGATCGCCACCGTCGTCGGGCTTATCATCCTGATCTATCGGCGGCGCACCGTCGGCGCGGTGTTCTCGGCGACGACCCGCAACGACAAATTCATGTACGTGCTGCTGGGTCTGACCCTGGCGCTGGGGTTGGGCGCCACGCTGTACGGCAATCTGACCGGTAATGCGCACAACTACCGCGAGGACATAGCGCCTTGGTTCCGGTCGATCTTCTACTTCCAGCCCAAGCCGGAACTGATGGTGCACACGCCGTTCCTGTTCAAATGCCATGTGCTCGCGGCGTGCGCGCTGTTCGCGTTCTGGCCGTTCAGCCGGCTGGTGCATGTGTTCTCGGCTCCGGTGGGTTACCTCACCCGGCCGTATGTGGTCTACCGCAGCCGCGACGCGAAGACGCTCGGCGAGCATTCGCCGCGTCGCGGCTGGGAGCGGGTCGGGCAGTAG
- a CDS encoding NAD(P)-dependent oxidoreductase produces the protein MARIAFVGLGRMGRGMAARLVAAGHEVSVFNRTAEKAAELVAAGARSAASPRAAAQGAEAIFAMVADDEASRAAWLGADGALAGEFAEGAFAVEFSTLSRPWVLELAEHAAAHGLRYLDSPVTGLPAAAAAGELTLFVGADPAHLEAARPLLAPLCADIVHFGGVGAGTSYKLIQNLLGSVQIAATAEALRTAELAGLDPVVTGDTLSRGGAASPTVIRMCREMLTGTHDRDIDFTAALRWKDTRVGVELADVVGAPAALGHTALAIFERLVAAGHGELSETKVIDLLRE, from the coding sequence GTGGCGAGAATCGCGTTTGTGGGGTTGGGGCGGATGGGCCGGGGCATGGCGGCGCGGCTGGTGGCGGCCGGGCACGAGGTGAGCGTGTTCAATCGGACGGCGGAGAAAGCGGCGGAATTGGTTGCGGCCGGGGCGCGTTCGGCTGCATCCCCGCGGGCGGCGGCGCAGGGTGCGGAGGCGATCTTCGCCATGGTGGCCGATGACGAGGCGTCGCGCGCGGCGTGGCTGGGGGCCGACGGGGCGCTGGCGGGGGAGTTTGCGGAAGGTGCGTTCGCGGTCGAGTTCTCGACCCTGTCCCGGCCATGGGTGCTGGAGTTGGCCGAACACGCGGCCGCGCACGGACTTCGGTATCTGGACTCGCCGGTGACGGGGCTGCCCGCCGCCGCGGCGGCCGGGGAGCTGACCCTGTTCGTCGGCGCGGACCCCGCCCATCTCGAGGCGGCGCGGCCGCTGTTGGCGCCGCTGTGCGCCGACATCGTGCACTTCGGTGGGGTCGGGGCGGGCACGAGCTACAAGCTGATCCAGAACCTGCTCGGTTCCGTCCAGATCGCCGCGACGGCCGAGGCGTTGCGCACCGCGGAACTGGCGGGACTCGATCCGGTCGTCACCGGTGACACCCTCTCCCGCGGGGGCGCGGCCAGTCCCACCGTGATCCGCATGTGCCGGGAGATGCTCACCGGGACGCACGACCGCGATATCGACTTCACCGCCGCGCTGCGCTGGAAGGACACCCGCGTCGGCGTCGAATTGGCGGACGTGGTCGGCGCACCGGCCGCCTTGGGGCATACCGCCTTGGCCATTTTCGAACGGCTGGTCGCGGCCGGGCACGGCGAGCTGTCCGAAACCAAGGTCATCGACCTGCTGCGGGAATGA
- a CDS encoding transposase family protein, which translates to MHTPVKQPSDGRDLDIDTRTRNALLRGLRCLAERGFALLTGRWRALHHFTTSPEKIGDIVKAALVLTHFEHGRHQ; encoded by the coding sequence GTGCACACCCCGGTCAAACAGCCCAGCGACGGCCGCGACCTCGATATCGACACCCGCACCCGGAACGCTCTGCTACGCGGGCTGCGCTGCCTGGCCGAACGCGGCTTCGCCCTGCTCACCGGACGCTGGCGCGCCCTGCACCACTTCACCACCAGCCCCGAGAAAATCGGCGACATCGTCAAAGCCGCACTCGTCCTCACCCATTTCGAACACGGCCGACACCAATGA
- a CDS encoding putative glycoside hydrolase, whose translation MRLRAIRRRRSALLAVGAVLILMLATVLFVFGRGRPSAATAEARPPQLEVAPVAAATSYHDPVMVRGTAIGATTVSVGDRSAPVAANGTFELALPHGPLDTTLVATSKAGVQATAPLKAGVTLPRIRAVHVTAYAWAYDPMREAVLDLARTGRIDTVQLDIKDEDGMVGYDSQVALARESGAATAIYDAPAALKQLHDMGVRVVGRLVAFRDPTLAAWAWHNGHPDWVIQNPGGQPYSSGYGAIAFTNFASPEIRSYNRDLAVEAGHLGFDGVMYDYIRRPDGNLAVMRFPGLSESPSDSVANFLRDIEAPIHEAGAALGAAVFGIAATRPDEIAQDIPSMARYVDFLAPMLYPSHWHAGEYDVANPNSQPYDIIFRSLQDFRSRTEGTAAQVIPWLQDFSLGVSYGDAEVRAQIDATYAAGDNGFFLWSPTVSYHGGALTPS comes from the coding sequence ATGCGACTCCGGGCCATCCGCCGTCGGCGGTCCGCCCTGCTCGCCGTCGGTGCGGTGCTCATCCTGATGCTCGCCACGGTGTTGTTCGTCTTCGGCCGCGGCCGCCCGTCGGCCGCCACCGCCGAGGCCCGGCCGCCCCAGCTCGAGGTGGCGCCGGTCGCGGCCGCGACCTCCTACCACGATCCGGTCATGGTGCGCGGCACCGCGATCGGCGCGACCACGGTGTCGGTTGGCGACCGCTCGGCGCCGGTCGCCGCCAACGGCACCTTCGAACTGGCCCTGCCGCACGGGCCCCTCGACACCACCCTCGTGGCGACCTCCAAGGCGGGCGTCCAGGCCACCGCGCCGTTGAAAGCGGGCGTCACCCTGCCGCGCATTCGCGCCGTGCACGTCACCGCCTACGCCTGGGCCTACGACCCCATGCGCGAGGCCGTGCTCGACCTCGCCCGCACCGGGCGCATCGACACCGTCCAGCTCGACATCAAGGACGAGGACGGCATGGTCGGCTACGACTCGCAGGTGGCGCTGGCCCGCGAATCCGGCGCTGCCACCGCCATTTACGACGCGCCCGCCGCCTTGAAGCAGCTGCACGACATGGGGGTTCGGGTAGTGGGCCGCCTCGTCGCCTTCCGCGACCCCACGCTCGCGGCGTGGGCCTGGCACAACGGGCACCCCGACTGGGTGATTCAGAATCCGGGCGGTCAGCCGTATTCCAGCGGCTACGGCGCGATCGCCTTCACCAATTTCGCCAGTCCCGAAATCCGTTCCTACAACCGCGATCTCGCGGTGGAGGCGGGACATCTCGGTTTCGACGGCGTCATGTACGACTACATTCGCCGGCCCGACGGCAACCTGGCGGTCATGCGGTTCCCGGGCCTGAGCGAATCCCCGTCCGATTCGGTGGCGAACTTCCTGCGCGATATCGAGGCCCCGATCCACGAGGCCGGGGCGGCGCTCGGCGCGGCCGTGTTCGGCATCGCCGCCACCCGCCCGGACGAGATCGCCCAGGACATCCCGTCGATGGCCCGCTACGTCGACTTCCTCGCGCCCATGCTGTATCCGTCGCACTGGCACGCGGGGGAGTACGACGTGGCCAATCCGAACTCCCAGCCCTACGACATCATCTTCCGGTCGCTGCAGGACTTCCGGTCCCGCACCGAAGGCACAGCGGCCCAGGTCATTCCGTGGCTGCAGGACTTCAGCCTCGGGGTGTCCTACGGGGACGCGGAGGTGCGCGCGCAGATCGACGCCACCTACGCGGCGGGCGACAACGGCTTCTTCCTGTGGAGTCCCACTGTCAGCTACCACGGGGGCGCGCTGACGCCGAGTTAG
- a CDS encoding FtsW/RodA/SpoVE family cell cycle protein, whose translation MSAFRHSPPPARSRGRVPRNAELLLCGAALALTTFAYLAMTSATGNGFDGESVRALAVFAVFVLASHLAVRRWAAAADPVLLPCVVLLNGIGLVLIDRLDRAEATTAKNAGKAIPSSDAAHQLIWTGLGMLLFVLVLVFVPDHTKPARYGYTCGLAGVVALLIPALLPSRFSEVNGGKSWILLSGFSIQPGEFAKVLLIIFVAAFLVANRELFTIAGKRFLGMTFPRLRDLAPLLLVTFVAVIVLVYEKNLGFSLLIFGTVLAMMYIATGRASWLLIGLAMFSVGAIIAYQLFGHVRVRVQVWRDPFATYYTTGYQISQGLFGMGTGGLAGTGLGSGRPQDVPFAKTDFIISTIGEELGLIGLAATLALFLILCVRGFSAALTTRDAFGKLLGGGLAFSIGWQLFVVVGGVTKLIPLTGLTTPFMSYGGSSLLANYIILALLIRISADARSAPPPPTRPTPAVPPIAEAMTEHVSRRLLPRRR comes from the coding sequence GTGAGCGCATTTCGGCACAGCCCTCCCCCGGCCAGGTCGAGAGGGCGCGTCCCGCGCAATGCCGAGCTACTGCTGTGCGGGGCCGCGCTGGCCCTGACCACCTTCGCGTATCTGGCCATGACCTCGGCCACCGGCAACGGTTTCGACGGCGAGAGCGTCCGCGCCCTGGCCGTTTTCGCGGTCTTCGTGCTGGCCTCGCATCTGGCGGTGCGCCGCTGGGCCGCGGCCGCGGATCCGGTGCTGCTGCCGTGCGTGGTGCTGCTCAACGGCATCGGGCTGGTGCTCATCGACCGGCTCGACCGCGCCGAGGCCACCACCGCCAAGAACGCCGGCAAGGCCATTCCGTCCTCCGACGCGGCGCATCAGCTGATCTGGACCGGGCTGGGCATGCTGCTGTTCGTGCTGGTGCTGGTGTTCGTGCCCGATCACACCAAACCGGCGCGCTACGGCTACACCTGCGGACTGGCCGGGGTGGTGGCGCTGCTCATCCCTGCCCTGCTGCCGTCGCGGTTCAGCGAGGTCAACGGCGGCAAGAGCTGGATTCTGCTGAGCGGATTCTCCATCCAGCCCGGCGAGTTCGCCAAGGTGCTGCTGATCATCTTCGTGGCCGCCTTCCTGGTCGCCAACCGGGAGCTGTTCACCATCGCCGGGAAACGATTCCTGGGCATGACCTTCCCGCGACTGCGGGATCTGGCGCCGCTGCTGCTGGTGACCTTCGTCGCGGTGATCGTGCTGGTCTACGAGAAGAATCTGGGCTTCTCGCTGCTGATCTTCGGCACCGTGCTGGCCATGATGTACATCGCCACCGGGCGGGCGTCGTGGCTGCTGATCGGGCTGGCCATGTTCTCGGTGGGCGCGATCATCGCCTACCAGCTGTTCGGGCACGTGCGAGTGCGCGTGCAGGTGTGGCGGGACCCGTTCGCCACGTATTACACGACCGGATACCAGATCTCGCAGGGCCTGTTCGGCATGGGCACCGGCGGGCTGGCCGGGACCGGGCTGGGCAGCGGGCGGCCGCAGGACGTGCCGTTCGCCAAGACCGACTTCATCATCTCCACCATCGGCGAGGAACTGGGGCTGATCGGGCTGGCCGCCACGCTGGCGCTGTTTTTGATCCTGTGCGTGCGCGGGTTCAGCGCCGCGCTCACCACCCGCGACGCCTTCGGCAAGCTGCTGGGCGGCGGGCTGGCGTTCTCGATCGGCTGGCAGCTGTTCGTGGTGGTCGGGGGTGTCACCAAACTGATTCCGCTGACCGGCCTCACCACGCCGTTCATGTCCTACGGCGGGTCCTCGCTGCTGGCCAACTACATCATTCTGGCGCTGCTCATCCGCATCTCCGCCGACGCCCGCTCGGCGCCGCCGCCGCCGACCCGGCCCACCCCGGCGGTGCCGCCGATCGCCGAGGCCATGACCGAGCATGTGTCGCGGCGGCTGCTGCCACGCCGGCGGTGA
- a CDS encoding alpha/beta fold hydrolase → MNEITVGAARVPYRVLGQGRPLVLVHGTSVGSRNWDGVAAAFQDTRTVVLPDLSGSDAARDDGGELTVESLAEQVAAVITATGAGPADVVGHSMGAAVVAALAAGRPDLVRRIALVTGPVDQSDNYFHHAMLLWRGLAEDPAAFARLAMLLAFSRAHLATLSPAAVDELAAGYLPAPGRLRQLDLVLRLDIRDLLPRIQAPALVIACTHDAILAVDGPRQLAAGIPDSTYAEIDCGHMPMFEKPDELTKLVRDFLE, encoded by the coding sequence ATGAACGAGATCACCGTCGGCGCCGCCCGCGTGCCCTATCGGGTGCTGGGACAGGGCCGCCCGCTGGTGCTGGTGCACGGCACGAGTGTGGGTTCGCGAAACTGGGACGGCGTGGCCGCGGCCTTCCAGGACACCAGAACCGTGGTGCTGCCGGATCTTTCGGGCAGCGACGCCGCCCGCGACGACGGCGGCGAACTCACCGTCGAGTCGCTGGCCGAACAGGTCGCCGCGGTGATCACCGCGACCGGCGCGGGACCCGCCGACGTGGTCGGGCATTCGATGGGTGCGGCGGTGGTGGCCGCCCTGGCGGCGGGCCGGCCGGATCTGGTGCGGCGCATCGCGCTGGTGACGGGCCCGGTGGACCAGAGCGACAACTACTTCCACCACGCCATGCTGCTCTGGCGCGGCCTCGCCGAGGATCCGGCGGCCTTCGCGCGCCTGGCGATGCTGCTGGCCTTCAGCCGCGCCCACCTGGCCACGCTGAGCCCCGCGGCGGTGGACGAACTGGCCGCCGGATATCTGCCCGCCCCCGGCCGACTGCGGCAGCTGGATCTGGTCCTGCGACTCGACATCCGCGACCTGCTCCCCCGAATCCAGGCCCCCGCCTTGGTGATCGCCTGCACCCACGATGCGATCCTGGCCGTGGACGGCCCGCGCCAGCTGGCTGCCGGCATCCCGGATTCCACCTACGCCGAAATCGACTGCGGCCACATGCCGATGTTCGAGAAGCCGGACGAGCTGACCAAACTCGTCCGGGACTTCCTCGAGTGA
- a CDS encoding DUF418 domain-containing protein produces MSERVDTQLSEVVRGRRIGVIDSLRGFALFGILVTNTVVATLLWSSPETGSGALRPIFDGPADRFVYALVDGLFLGKFYLLFAFLFGYSFTLQIAAAARSGARPVPRLLRRCLALFLIGVAHVLLLWLGDILTLYAGLCLILVLLRGIRVRPALIAGLTLYFAFAALAFVPGNSGLNGIGEVFDLQRMHDGFTGNFSDTLGAQLTFGPQFMLFTWIGQGIPALGMFLIGLAAGKRRIFEDPEWIGRWLPRALAVGFGVGLPISAVTEVISATFIGVGRVRNG; encoded by the coding sequence ATGTCCGAGCGGGTCGATACGCAGCTGTCCGAGGTGGTGCGGGGTCGACGGATCGGCGTGATCGACAGTCTGCGCGGGTTCGCGCTGTTCGGGATTCTGGTCACCAATACGGTGGTGGCGACGCTGCTGTGGTCGTCGCCGGAGACCGGCAGCGGGGCGCTGCGGCCGATATTCGACGGCCCGGCCGATCGGTTCGTGTACGCGTTGGTCGACGGGTTGTTCCTGGGGAAGTTCTATCTGCTGTTCGCGTTCCTGTTCGGGTATTCGTTCACGCTGCAGATCGCGGCGGCCGCACGGTCGGGTGCGCGGCCGGTGCCGAGACTATTGCGGCGCTGTCTGGCATTGTTCCTGATCGGTGTGGCTCATGTGCTGCTGTTGTGGCTGGGCGACATTCTCACCCTGTACGCGGGACTGTGCCTGATCCTGGTGCTGCTGCGCGGAATTCGGGTGCGGCCGGCGCTCATTGCCGGGCTGACACTGTATTTCGCCTTCGCCGCACTGGCTTTCGTACCCGGCAATAGCGGGTTGAACGGTATCGGTGAGGTCTTCGATTTGCAGCGCATGCATGATGGCTTCACCGGCAATTTCAGTGACACGCTCGGCGCGCAATTGACCTTCGGTCCGCAATTCATGCTGTTCACCTGGATAGGGCAGGGAATTCCGGCGCTGGGCATGTTCCTGATCGGGCTCGCGGCCGGCAAGCGGCGAATATTCGAGGACCCAGAATGGATCGGCCGCTGGCTTCCGCGCGCATTGGCGGTGGGTTTCGGTGTGGGGCTGCCCATTTCGGCAGTCACTGAGGTGATCTCAGCGACTTTCATTGGTGTCGGCCGTGTTCGAAATGGGTGA
- a CDS encoding helix-turn-helix transcriptional regulator codes for MDRDKLADFLRRSRERLRPEQVGLPAGPRRRTPGLRREELAQLSGVSADYVMRLEQARSSQPSTQLLAALARTLRLSADERDHLYLLAGHRPPEGVRAGSAVRPALRYLLDRLGDTPAQLLTDLGELLAQNALAEALFGCVCLLEADDRNIVWRWFTEPSVRAAYPPEQHDDLGRERVADLRAAATRRGYDAAATSLVDRLTAASPEFADLWQRHEVAVRRTSRLRIVHPVVGPLEFDFEMLHAQAEDQRLRLFVPPPGSGTVAALERLRTLAPACTHR; via the coding sequence ATGGACCGCGACAAACTGGCCGATTTCCTGCGCCGGTCCCGCGAACGGCTCCGACCCGAACAGGTCGGCCTGCCCGCGGGGCCGCGGCGGCGCACGCCCGGACTGCGGCGTGAGGAACTGGCCCAATTGTCCGGCGTCTCCGCCGATTACGTGATGCGGCTGGAACAGGCGCGCAGTTCCCAGCCCTCGACCCAGTTGCTGGCGGCGCTGGCGCGGACGCTGCGGTTGAGCGCCGACGAGCGCGACCACCTCTATCTGCTGGCCGGGCATCGGCCCCCGGAGGGCGTGCGCGCCGGCAGCGCGGTGCGGCCGGCGCTGCGGTATCTGCTCGATCGGCTCGGCGACACCCCGGCGCAGCTGCTGACCGATCTGGGGGAGCTGCTGGCGCAGAACGCGTTGGCGGAGGCGCTGTTCGGTTGTGTGTGCCTGCTCGAGGCGGACGATCGCAATATCGTGTGGCGCTGGTTCACCGAGCCGTCGGTGCGCGCCGCCTACCCGCCCGAACAGCACGACGACCTCGGTCGGGAACGCGTCGCCGATCTGCGGGCCGCCGCCACCCGCCGCGGCTACGACGCCGCGGCCACGTCACTGGTCGACCGGCTCACCGCAGCGAGCCCGGAATTCGCCGACCTGTGGCAGCGACACGAGGTCGCGGTGCGGCGCACCAGCCGGCTGCGGATCGTGCACCCAGTCGTGGGGCCGCTCGAATTCGACTTCGAGATGCTGCACGCGCAGGCCGAAGATCAACGGCTGCGACTGTTCGTGCCGCCGCCGGGGTCGGGCACCGTGGCGGCGCTCGAACGACTGCGGACGCTCGCACCGGCGTGCACCCACCGGTGA
- a CDS encoding amidohydrolase family protein, which yields MTTSNTAARRTALDNVRVFDGNALTAPTTVVIDGTLIGADDSGAERIDTGGAILLPGFIDAHVHIADTESPARFTPFGVTTALDMTCDPAIVAGLRHTVGTTDVRSAGLGIVGAEGMHGKFLGEPAIIHGAEQAEAMVAQRLSTGSDYIKLVLEAPGEGGPDAASAKAVVAEAHARDLLVVAHAASPGAYAMALDAGVDIITHVPVGFPLPAHDIDRIAGEGRVVVPTLTMMEGMAAANGFADAFGAALANVGALHAAGVPVLAGTDANASPGVPVNPAFGESLHYELELLVRAGLSPVDALNAATALPARHFRLTDRGSIAPGLRADLVLLEADPLADITATRSIRQVYSAGLPVAS from the coding sequence GTGACCACTTCGAACACTGCGGCCCGCCGGACCGCGCTCGACAATGTCCGAGTCTTCGACGGCAACGCCCTCACCGCACCGACCACGGTCGTCATCGACGGCACGCTCATCGGCGCCGACGACAGCGGCGCCGAACGGATCGACACCGGCGGCGCGATCCTGCTGCCCGGCTTCATCGACGCCCACGTGCACATCGCCGATACCGAATCACCCGCTCGCTTCACGCCTTTCGGCGTCACCACCGCACTCGACATGACCTGTGATCCGGCCATCGTGGCCGGGCTGCGCCACACCGTCGGCACCACCGACGTCCGCAGCGCGGGCCTGGGCATCGTCGGCGCGGAGGGCATGCACGGCAAGTTCCTGGGCGAACCGGCCATCATCCACGGCGCCGAGCAGGCCGAAGCGATGGTGGCACAGCGGCTTTCGACCGGTTCGGATTACATCAAGCTGGTGCTGGAGGCGCCCGGTGAGGGCGGTCCCGATGCCGCCAGCGCCAAAGCCGTTGTCGCCGAGGCGCACGCGCGCGATCTACTCGTCGTGGCGCATGCCGCCAGCCCGGGCGCGTACGCCATGGCCCTGGACGCGGGCGTGGACATCATCACCCATGTGCCGGTGGGGTTCCCGCTGCCCGCGCACGATATCGACCGCATCGCCGGCGAGGGCCGCGTCGTCGTGCCGACCTTGACCATGATGGAGGGCATGGCGGCGGCCAACGGCTTCGCGGACGCCTTCGGGGCGGCCCTCGCGAACGTCGGCGCGCTGCATGCCGCCGGGGTCCCCGTGCTCGCGGGCACGGACGCCAACGCCTCCCCCGGCGTTCCGGTCAATCCGGCCTTCGGCGAGAGCCTGCACTACGAGCTGGAGCTCCTGGTTCGCGCGGGCCTGTCGCCCGTGGACGCGCTGAACGCGGCAACCGCGCTGCCGGCCCGGCACTTCCGGCTCACCGATCGCGGCAGCATCGCCCCGGGCCTGCGCGCCGACCTCGTGCTGCTCGAGGCCGACCCGCTGGCCGACATCACCGCGACTCGGTCGATTCGTCAGGTGTACTCCGCCGGGCTGCCAGTCGCTTCCTGA